A region of Reichenbachiella carrageenanivorans DNA encodes the following proteins:
- the mnmD gene encoding tRNA (5-methylaminomethyl-2-thiouridine)(34)-methyltransferase MnmD — protein sequence MSDIQVIETRDGSSSLLIPEMNETYHSTHGAITESEYVFLKMGLDHFREKHKEQKIIRILEIGFGTGLNPWLTTMAVLGQEIDIRFTSIEKYPLAPDLVAQLNYKDQKSGEMSKKLFTKLHQATWEEESQISDQLTLTKVKTDIADFNPDSECFDLIYFDAFAPSKQPEMWSYEVLRKMYDLLTPNGVFVTYCAQGQFKRDLKAVGFETEELDGPPGKKEMTRGTKLI from the coding sequence ATGTCTGATATCCAAGTTATAGAAACCCGAGATGGGTCGTCATCACTACTCATACCAGAGATGAACGAAACCTACCATTCCACGCATGGGGCGATTACCGAGTCAGAATATGTTTTTCTTAAAATGGGATTAGATCACTTTCGTGAAAAACATAAAGAACAGAAAATCATTCGAATATTAGAAATAGGCTTTGGTACGGGTCTCAACCCATGGCTTACAACGATGGCAGTACTCGGGCAGGAGATCGACATTAGGTTTACATCTATAGAAAAATATCCACTAGCACCAGATTTAGTGGCTCAGCTCAACTACAAAGATCAAAAATCGGGAGAGATGTCTAAGAAACTCTTTACCAAATTGCATCAAGCAACATGGGAGGAGGAGAGTCAAATTTCGGATCAGTTGACATTGACGAAAGTAAAAACAGATATTGCAGATTTCAATCCAGATTCTGAGTGTTTTGATTTGATTTATTTTGATGCTTTTGCACCATCGAAACAGCCCGAGATGTGGTCGTACGAAGTCTTACGCAAAATGTATGATCTACTGACTCCTAATGGAGTGTTTGTGACTTATTGTGCACAGGGTCAGTTCAAAAGAGACCTCAAAGCAGTAGGGTTTGAAACCGAAGAATTGGACGGCCCTCCTGGCAAAAAAGAAATGACCAGAGGAACAAAACTTATTTAA
- the ispF gene encoding 2-C-methyl-D-erythritol 2,4-cyclodiphosphate synthase, with product MKPNIRIGYGYDVHQLAEGQPFWLGGIEVPHTHGAVGHSDADVLIHVICDALLGAANLRDIGFHFADTDPQFKGIDSKILLADVMKLIRDKNYEVGNLDCTICLQRPKINPHIPEMQRVLAKVMGVDADDVSIKATTTEKLGFVGKEEGVSAHAVALIYKHV from the coding sequence ATGAAACCAAATATAAGAATAGGCTACGGCTACGATGTGCATCAGTTGGCAGAGGGGCAGCCATTTTGGCTGGGCGGTATAGAAGTGCCGCATACGCATGGAGCGGTGGGGCATTCTGATGCAGACGTACTGATCCATGTGATTTGTGATGCGCTGCTTGGTGCAGCTAATCTACGCGACATTGGGTTCCATTTTGCAGATACCGATCCGCAGTTCAAAGGGATAGACAGCAAGATCTTGCTGGCCGATGTGATGAAGCTTATCCGCGACAAAAACTATGAGGTGGGTAATTTGGATTGTACGATTTGCCTACAAAGACCTAAAATCAATCCTCACATTCCTGAAATGCAGCGTGTATTGGCCAAAGTGATGGGTGTCGACGCGGACGACGTATCTATAAAAGCTACTACCACAGAGAAACTCGGCTTTGTGGGTAAAGAAGAGGGCGTATCTGCACACGCCGTCGCACTCATCTATAAGCATGTCTGA
- the mazG gene encoding nucleoside triphosphate pyrophosphohydrolase, protein MPIAKSKPDVNRSAKLAAFDRLLTVMDELRENCPWDMKQTIASIRHLTIEETYELSDAILENDLEEVKKEIGDLMLHMVFYSRIASETNAFDIADVLHGICDKLVHRHPHIYGDVKVENEKDVKENWEKLKLKEKGNVSVLGGVPKSLPAMVKAMRIQEKARGVGFDWDNEKQVWDKVYEELDEFKAEVENNDQEKARDEFGDLLFSLVNYSRFVNIDPEEALERTNKKFIKRFQYLETESKKDGKEMGEMTLAEMDEYWEKAKTK, encoded by the coding sequence ATGCCCATCGCAAAAAGTAAGCCAGATGTTAACCGTTCGGCCAAATTGGCGGCCTTTGACAGACTGCTCACCGTCATGGACGAGCTCCGCGAAAACTGTCCGTGGGACATGAAGCAGACCATCGCCTCTATTCGTCACCTTACGATAGAAGAGACCTACGAGTTGTCAGATGCCATTTTGGAAAACGACCTAGAGGAGGTGAAAAAGGAAATAGGAGACTTGATGCTACACATGGTATTCTACTCTAGAATAGCCTCGGAGACCAACGCCTTCGATATCGCGGACGTACTACATGGTATTTGTGACAAGTTGGTGCATCGCCACCCACACATCTATGGAGATGTGAAAGTTGAGAATGAAAAGGACGTAAAAGAGAATTGGGAAAAGCTCAAACTCAAAGAAAAAGGCAATGTGTCTGTATTGGGCGGCGTGCCTAAGTCGCTACCTGCTATGGTAAAGGCCATGCGAATACAAGAAAAGGCTAGAGGAGTAGGTTTTGACTGGGACAACGAAAAACAAGTCTGGGATAAGGTGTACGAGGAGTTAGACGAATTTAAAGCAGAAGTAGAAAATAACGACCAAGAAAAAGCCCGAGATGAGTTCGGCGATTTGCTGTTCTCATTGGTCAACTATTCCAGATTTGTGAATATAGACCCAGAAGAAGCACTGGAGCGCACCAACAAAAAATTTATCAAAAGATTTCAATACCTAGAGACAGAGAGCAAAAAAGACGGCAAAGAAATGGGAGAAATGACCCTAGCCGAAATGGATGAGTACTGGGAAAAAGCTAAAACGAAATGA
- the glmM gene encoding phosphoglucosamine mutase: MTLIKSISGIRGTIGGKEGESLTPNDVVKYAAAFGYWAKENSGISKVVIGRDARPSGELITKIVTGTLQGLGIDVVDLGLSTTPTVEMAVPAENAGGGIIITASHNPNGWNALKLLNAKGEFISAAEGEKILELADSGEIEFAVSKEIGSYEENDSYIDYHIDKILELDLVDIEAIKNRKFKIAVDAVNSTGGIAIPKLLNKLGVSDYKIFFGEPNGLFPHNPEPLPENITHICNEVEGGHLDLGIVVDPDVDRLAFVGDNGEPYGEEYTLVTIADYVVKNKPGNTVSNMSSTRALRDVTERAGGQYEASAVGEVNVVNKMKATNAVIGGEGNGGVIFPELHYGRDALVGIALFLTHLAKFGKSASLLRAMYPNYHISKNKIDLTPDIDVDFVLEEVKKKYAKQPINTEDGVKIEFDKEWVHLRKSNTEPIIRIYAESDSRNTADAMAKKLMMDIKEIVTEKVED, from the coding sequence ATGACACTTATTAAATCAATTTCTGGGATTAGAGGCACCATAGGCGGCAAAGAAGGAGAATCCCTGACTCCGAATGACGTAGTAAAATACGCTGCAGCATTCGGGTACTGGGCAAAGGAGAATTCTGGAATTAGCAAAGTAGTGATCGGTAGAGATGCCAGACCATCTGGTGAGCTAATCACAAAAATAGTAACAGGCACCCTTCAAGGACTCGGCATAGATGTGGTAGACCTCGGACTATCTACCACTCCTACTGTAGAAATGGCCGTGCCCGCTGAAAACGCTGGCGGCGGCATCATCATCACCGCTAGCCACAATCCAAACGGCTGGAATGCGCTCAAACTCTTGAATGCTAAAGGAGAATTTATCTCTGCTGCCGAGGGCGAAAAAATATTAGAACTTGCCGACTCTGGTGAAATCGAGTTTGCCGTTTCGAAAGAAATCGGCAGCTATGAAGAGAATGATTCATATATAGATTATCATATCGATAAAATATTGGAGCTGGATTTGGTAGATATAGAAGCTATCAAAAACAGAAAATTTAAAATTGCCGTAGATGCCGTCAACTCTACTGGAGGGATTGCTATTCCTAAGTTGCTTAACAAATTAGGAGTCAGCGATTATAAAATATTCTTTGGAGAGCCTAATGGCCTCTTTCCCCACAACCCTGAACCACTACCAGAAAACATCACACACATCTGTAATGAGGTAGAAGGTGGGCATCTAGACCTAGGGATCGTAGTAGATCCGGATGTAGACCGTCTGGCTTTCGTGGGTGACAATGGGGAGCCTTATGGTGAAGAGTACACCTTGGTGACAATTGCTGATTATGTAGTAAAAAACAAGCCAGGCAATACGGTATCCAACATGTCCTCAACCCGAGCACTAAGAGATGTAACCGAACGAGCAGGTGGTCAATACGAAGCTTCTGCTGTAGGTGAGGTAAACGTGGTAAACAAAATGAAAGCAACCAACGCCGTGATAGGTGGCGAAGGCAACGGAGGAGTGATCTTTCCTGAGTTACATTACGGCAGAGACGCTTTGGTTGGTATTGCGTTGTTTCTGACACATTTAGCCAAGTTTGGCAAATCGGCTTCTCTACTAAGAGCCATGTATCCTAACTATCACATTTCTAAAAACAAGATAGACCTCACTCCGGATATTGATGTGGATTTTGTGCTGGAAGAAGTGAAAAAAAAATACGCCAAACAGCCAATCAATACAGAAGATGGTGTGAAAATCGAATTTGACAAGGAGTGGGTACACTTGAGAAAATCGAACACAGAGCCAATCATCAGAATCTACGCTGAATCCGACTCTAGAAACACCGCAGATGCCATGGCCAAAAAACTGATGATGGACATCAAAGAAATCGTAACGGAAAAGGTAGAGGACTAA
- a CDS encoding dienelactone hydrolase family protein yields the protein MIHSEKIVYQDPKSKATFEGVISWDDTIQEPKPGVLVVHTFRGRGDFEFNKAEEIAKLGYVGFAIDMYGEGKHTSIPEEADALMQPFLDDRALLLNNIALALDALKNHEQVDATKTGGIGFCFGGKCMLDLARSGADVGGVVSFHGIYDQPNVNHQGDIKAAVLVLHGWEDPMASPESTVALGHELTARNADWQILAFGHTGHAFTNPAAKFPEKGMYYQPSSNRRAWQAMKNFFEEVFSQE from the coding sequence ATGATCCATTCTGAAAAAATTGTATATCAAGACCCAAAGTCAAAAGCCACATTCGAAGGAGTTATCTCTTGGGATGATACTATCCAAGAACCAAAACCTGGAGTCCTAGTGGTTCACACTTTTCGAGGACGGGGAGACTTTGAGTTCAATAAAGCCGAGGAGATTGCCAAATTGGGCTATGTAGGTTTTGCCATAGATATGTATGGAGAAGGCAAACATACATCCATACCCGAAGAGGCAGATGCCTTGATGCAGCCATTTTTGGACGATCGAGCACTGCTACTCAACAATATTGCTCTGGCACTCGATGCACTCAAAAATCACGAGCAAGTAGACGCTACAAAAACAGGAGGCATTGGATTTTGCTTCGGAGGGAAGTGTATGTTGGATTTAGCTCGCTCGGGTGCCGATGTAGGAGGAGTGGTTAGTTTTCATGGTATATATGATCAACCTAATGTGAATCACCAAGGGGACATCAAGGCAGCTGTATTGGTACTACATGGGTGGGAAGATCCAATGGCGAGTCCAGAAAGTACCGTGGCACTAGGGCATGAACTCACCGCTCGAAATGCTGATTGGCAAATATTGGCCTTTGGTCATACGGGGCATGCTTTCACCAATCCAGCAGCCAAATTTCCTGAAAAGGGGATGTATTATCAACCCTCTTCTAATCGGCGAGCTTGGCAAGCCATGAAAAATTTCTTTGAGGAGGTATTCTCACAGGAATAA
- a CDS encoding TonB-dependent receptor — MNKKLILVLGLLVALLSLKATAQTQTVKGQILDAQAQYPLFGATVGLIGSDPYLGTVADMDGYFKLENVPIGRQTLMVQYLGYKNQTIPNVLVTAGKEVVLQVKLEESVGSLEEVVVTADANKDLPINELAKVSARTFSLEEVTRYSGGRNDVARMAASFAGVSAPDDSRNDIVVRGNSPSGLLWRIEGLPVATVNHYNTLGSTGGPVSALNTNLLRNSDFMTGAFPAEYGNANAAVFDVNFRNGNTDKYEFTGQLAAFSGLEFMAEGPISREKNSSFVASYRYGIARFAATGTSAVPIYHDFSFKANLGQTKIGRFELFGLGGFSGIDFLGDEIDDSDLFANPNQDAYIDNALGLIGLSHLIRLNKTTYIKTILGVSSTYGNYKQDNLIRDTNGDVQQSYRATNVQNTENRYTFSSTLNKKFDARWSLRAGVVAELYDANFFAEDRDNQASIPDSNGDGVPDDFHLVRNFNDQYILSQGFAQAEYNITDDLSVTGGLHSQYHSYTGARSLEPRAAISWQFDPRQRLSLAYGLHAQAVPSPILFVEEEVSPGMYEMTNDNLGFTRSHHVVLGYDRNLSPSWRLKVETYIQYLFDVPVEQVSSSYSILNEGADFEFEERGSLVNEGTGRNYGAEVTLEKFFSNSYYLLMTASLFDSKYEGSDGVQRNTAFNNHFVYNVLFGKEWKFGRGQKNAWTFDTKLTTSGGKPYTPIDLDGTRNNGGEEVLFENQAYALRYDDYFRWDVKLGVRINSAKKNVSHQFFIDLQNVTNRKNVYERRYNEVTDEINEVEQIGFFPDLMYRIQF; from the coding sequence ATGAATAAAAAGTTAATTCTAGTGCTTGGCCTCTTGGTCGCACTATTGAGTCTAAAAGCGACAGCGCAAACCCAAACGGTGAAAGGGCAAATACTAGATGCCCAAGCACAATATCCATTGTTTGGTGCTACCGTAGGCCTGATAGGATCAGATCCCTATCTGGGTACAGTAGCTGATATGGATGGTTATTTTAAATTAGAAAATGTGCCGATAGGCAGGCAAACGCTCATGGTGCAATACCTGGGGTATAAAAACCAGACGATCCCTAATGTATTGGTGACGGCCGGCAAAGAAGTGGTGCTGCAAGTCAAATTGGAGGAATCTGTAGGAAGTTTGGAGGAGGTTGTAGTTACAGCTGATGCCAACAAGGATTTACCTATCAATGAATTGGCTAAAGTAAGTGCCCGAACATTTAGTTTGGAAGAAGTCACTCGCTATTCGGGAGGAAGAAATGATGTGGCAAGAATGGCAGCGTCGTTCGCTGGAGTGAGTGCCCCCGACGATTCCAGAAATGATATCGTGGTGCGGGGCAATTCGCCTAGCGGGCTACTTTGGAGAATAGAAGGATTGCCCGTAGCTACAGTTAACCATTATAATACACTAGGCTCTACTGGTGGCCCAGTGAGTGCGCTGAATACAAACTTGCTTCGCAATTCTGATTTTATGACGGGGGCATTTCCCGCAGAGTATGGTAATGCGAACGCTGCTGTTTTTGATGTTAATTTTAGAAATGGGAATACAGATAAATATGAATTTACGGGGCAGTTAGCTGCTTTTTCGGGATTAGAATTTATGGCTGAAGGGCCAATCAGTCGTGAGAAGAATTCGTCATTTGTAGCCTCTTATCGCTATGGCATTGCACGATTTGCCGCTACAGGTACGAGTGCGGTGCCGATTTATCACGATTTTTCATTCAAGGCCAACTTGGGACAAACGAAAATTGGGAGATTTGAACTTTTCGGACTTGGTGGGTTTAGTGGCATCGATTTTTTGGGTGATGAGATAGATGATTCGGATCTTTTTGCAAACCCTAATCAAGATGCTTACATAGACAATGCTTTGGGGCTTATAGGGCTTTCACATTTGATTCGATTAAATAAGACCACTTATATCAAAACAATACTTGGTGTATCGTCCACTTACGGAAATTACAAACAAGACAACCTCATCAGAGATACCAATGGCGATGTACAGCAGTCTTATCGCGCCACCAATGTACAAAACACCGAAAACAGATATACGTTTAGCTCTACATTAAACAAAAAATTTGATGCTCGATGGTCGCTTCGAGCGGGCGTGGTGGCAGAGCTGTACGATGCCAATTTTTTTGCGGAGGATAGAGACAATCAAGCCAGTATCCCTGATAGCAATGGTGATGGAGTTCCCGATGACTTTCACTTGGTTAGGAATTTCAATGACCAGTACATCCTGTCACAAGGGTTTGCACAAGCGGAGTATAATATCACAGATGATTTGAGTGTTACTGGCGGACTTCACAGTCAATATCATAGCTACACGGGAGCACGATCGCTAGAACCGCGGGCAGCGATCAGTTGGCAATTCGACCCACGCCAGCGTTTGAGTTTGGCTTATGGCTTACATGCGCAGGCTGTTCCAAGTCCGATTTTATTTGTTGAAGAAGAAGTCTCTCCTGGGATGTACGAAATGACTAATGATAATTTGGGGTTTACGAGAAGTCATCATGTGGTGCTAGGGTATGACCGAAACCTTAGTCCAAGTTGGAGACTAAAAGTGGAAACCTATATCCAGTATCTTTTTGATGTGCCTGTGGAGCAAGTATCAAGTAGCTACTCTATTCTCAACGAAGGGGCTGATTTTGAATTTGAAGAAAGAGGCTCTTTGGTGAATGAAGGTACAGGGCGAAACTATGGAGCAGAAGTGACACTCGAAAAATTCTTTAGCAATAGTTATTATTTGCTCATGACGGCCTCGCTATTCGATTCGAAATATGAAGGAAGTGATGGTGTGCAACGAAATACGGCCTTCAACAATCATTTTGTGTACAATGTGCTTTTTGGTAAAGAGTGGAAGTTTGGCAGAGGACAAAAAAATGCATGGACTTTTGACACAAAACTGACCACATCGGGAGGCAAACCCTACACGCCGATCGACCTAGACGGCACTCGAAACAATGGAGGTGAAGAAGTGCTATTCGAAAATCAAGCGTATGCGTTGCGCTATGATGATTATTTCCGCTGGGATGTAAAACTGGGCGTTCGTATCAATAGTGCTAAGAAAAATGTGTCGCACCAGTTTTTTATTGACCTGCAAAATGTAACTAACCGAAAAAATGTCTATGAAAGAAGGTACAATGAAGTGACCGACGAGATCAATGAAGTGGAACAAATAGGGTTCTTCCCAGATCTTATGTATAGGATACAGTTTTGA